The nucleotide sequence TCTTCGAAGAGTTCGTGCAGAAGAAATACATCGGTGCGAAGAGCTTCTCGCTCGAAGGGGCCGAGAGCTTGATTCCGCTCTTGGATTTGACGATCGAAAAGGCCGGCAGCCAAGGGGTCCGCGAAGTCGTCATGGCGATGGCACATCGCGGGCGGTTGAACGTGCTCGCCAATATCATGGGTAAGCGGCCGCGCGAAATCTTCCGCGAGTTCGAGGATTCAGAGCCGGATTTCCGCAATGGCCGTGGCGATGTCAAATATCACCTGGGCTACAGCTCGCAGTGGCGCTGCGCCAACGGCAAAGAAGTACACTTATCGTTGTGCTTCAACCCGAGCCATCTGGAATTCGTGAATCCTGTGGCGCTGGGGCGCACACGAGCGAAGCAAGATCGCAACGGCGACTACCAACGCAATCAAACGCTAACGCTGTTAATTCACGGCGACGCCGCGTTCGCCGGCGAAGGCGTTTCGCAAGAGACGCTTAACTTGAGCCAACTGCCCGGCTATCGTACCGGCGGCACGCTGCACGTGGTCGTGAACAATCAGATCGGCTTCACCACGTCGCCGCACGAAGGGCGCTCCTGCAGTTACGCCACGGACGTGGCGCGGATGTTGCAGATTCCGATCTTTCACGTGAATGGCGAGGACCCCGAAGCGGTCGCCGCCGTGGTCAACCTGGCGCTCGATTTCCGCGCGGCGTTTCAACGCGACGTGGTGATCGACATGTATTGCTATCGCCGCCGCGGGCACAACGAAGGGGACGAGCCAGCGTTCACTCAGCCAGTGCTGTACGCGACGATCGAAAAGCGCAAGACCGTTCGCGAAGGGTATCTCGATCACTTGCTGGCGCTCGGCGGATTGACGCGCGAAGAAGCAGACCGCCTTGCGACAGGACGTCAGGATCAACTGGAAGATGAATTGCGCATCGCGCGCGGCACGGACTCGCTGACGCGCTTGCTGCCGATGCAGGGAATCTGGAAAAACTATCTCGGCGGACCCGACCGCCTGGCGCCCGAGGTCGAAACCGGTGTAAGTCGCGAGCGCCTGATGACGCTGCTGCAAGCGCAAACGAAGTTGCCGGACGATTTCCATCCGCATCCCAAAGTGCTGCGCATTCTTAAAGGCCGCCAGGCCATGGCGGTCGGCTCGCAGCCGCTGGATTGGTCGACGGCCGAATCGTTGGCCTTCGCCACACTGGCTGTTTCGGGGCATCGCGTTCGATTGAGCGGACAGGACGTCGGGCGCGGCACCTTCAGCCAACGGCATGCGGTGCTGCACGATACGCGCGACGGGCATCGCCACATCCCCTTGCGGCACTTGGAGCCGGGACAGGCGCCGGTCGAAATCGTCAACAGCCCGCTCTCCGAAGTGGCGGTGCTGGGCTTCGACTATGGATACAGCCTCGACTACCCCAGCGGCCTGGTGATGTGGGAAGCGCAATTCGGCGACTTCGTAAATGTCGCGCAGGTGATCATCGATCAATTCCTCACCAGCGCCGAAGACAAATGGCGGAGGCTGAGCGGCTTGGTGTTGCTGTTGCCGCATGGCTTCGAGGGCATGGGACCCGAGCACAGTAGCGCCCGCCTGGAGCGATTCCTGTTGCTCGCCGCGGAAGATAACATCCAGATCGTGAACCTCTCGACGCCGGCGCAGTATTTCCATTGCCTGCGCCGCCAGGTGCTCCGGCGCTGGGCGAAACCGCTGGTGATGATGACGCCAAAAAGTTTGTTGCGGCATCCGAACTGCATCTCCACGCTCGACGAACTGGCGACCGGGCGCTTTCAACGATTCGTGCCGGACGACCGGGCCAATCGACCGAAAGTGCGGCGCGTGTTGATGTGCGCCGGCAAGGTGTACTACGACCTGGCCGCCGAGCGACTGCAATGCGGCCATGAAGACGTGGCCATCGTGCGCCTCGAACAGTTGTATCCGCTCTCCGACGAAACCATGGCCGAGGCCCTTAAGCCTTACGCCGAAGGCACGCCGGTCGTCTGGGTGCA is from Planctomycetia bacterium and encodes:
- a CDS encoding 2-oxoglutarate dehydrogenase E1 component, with the translated sequence MIRGASPAIEELASTLSIEFVEGLYADYLRDPLAVSEEWRGYFANWMNGDAPRRNGFGPSFRPPGLFSAGAAARKPAAAPDAQTMNDMQHRVDRLVREYRVRGHVMAKIDPLDIPRSYQPELEPYFHDFTDEDLDRTFVTGTIHGVSERTLREILELLRNTYCRSIGVQFMHIDDLAVRHWLLTRMEHSQNRIQLSREQQLAILSRLTDATIFEEFVQKKYIGAKSFSLEGAESLIPLLDLTIEKAGSQGVREVVMAMAHRGRLNVLANIMGKRPREIFREFEDSEPDFRNGRGDVKYHLGYSSQWRCANGKEVHLSLCFNPSHLEFVNPVALGRTRAKQDRNGDYQRNQTLTLLIHGDAAFAGEGVSQETLNLSQLPGYRTGGTLHVVVNNQIGFTTSPHEGRSCSYATDVARMLQIPIFHVNGEDPEAVAAVVNLALDFRAAFQRDVVIDMYCYRRRGHNEGDEPAFTQPVLYATIEKRKTVREGYLDHLLALGGLTREEADRLATGRQDQLEDELRIARGTDSLTRLLPMQGIWKNYLGGPDRLAPEVETGVSRERLMTLLQAQTKLPDDFHPHPKVLRILKGRQAMAVGSQPLDWSTAESLAFATLAVSGHRVRLSGQDVGRGTFSQRHAVLHDTRDGHRHIPLRHLEPGQAPVEIVNSPLSEVAVLGFDYGYSLDYPSGLVMWEAQFGDFVNVAQVIIDQFLTSAEDKWRRLSGLVLLLPHGFEGMGPEHSSARLERFLLLAAEDNIQIVNLSTPAQYFHCLRRQVLRRWAKPLVMMTPKSLLRHPNCISTLDELATGRFQRFVPDDRANRPKVRRVLMCAGKVYYDLAAERLQCGHEDVAIVRLEQLYPLSDETMAEALKPYAEGTPVVWVQEEPENMGAWRHLLVRFGDMILRRWPLRGVCRHTASSPATGSFTRHKLEQAGLIGEAFAP